The Bdellovibrio sp. NC01 genome includes the window ACAAGCATCGAAAAAACATATCGCTTTATCGAAGCTTATGTTTGTCATTCGTTAAAACAAAATGCGACACCAGATGCTTACGGACAAATGATTTCAACTTTAAGAAGTCACCGTCAAAGAACATTGGCGAAGCCTTTCTCGTTCCGTTCATACTTGAAAGAACAAGAAGGTTTTCAATACGACTTCTTTGAAACTATGTCATCTAACCCAGTTCGTTTGATTGTGAACTCTGCTCGCAGCCAAACTAACATGGATCTAGGGCATTCGATCAAAAGTGTGTGCAATAAGTATTACGACCTTGGTCTAGATTACGTCGCTGGTATCGAGTTCGACAACGCTGTGTGGCAGTCCGTGAAAGGCCGCGAACACGTGCTTGTAGCGCAACCGTTTACAGCGCTGGCGGGACAATTCTTAGCGACGTGCAAACAACTTATTGATCCTGAGGAACTTCGCGCCGTAGTATAATACCTACGATGCAAGCAACAGCTCGATATAATTACTACGAAATCTTGGAACTACAAGCAGGCGCTCCTCAGCATGAGGTCAGCGCAGCTTACGAGCGTGCACGCAATACGTACTCTGGTGACAATCCTGCGATCTATACAATTTTCTCTGAACAAGAAGCTCGTGAACTTCTTGTGATGATCGAAGAAGCCTACCAGGTCCTTGGTAATAAAATCCTACGCAATATTTACGATCAAAGATTATTAAGCGGTCGCGCTTCATTGAACGACCTGACTTATGCATCGATCATTGAAGCCAGCAAACAAGTTTTCCCTGAACCAAAACCAGTGGAAAAGAAAGAAGCTGCTTACAAAAAAGATCCTGAATTCGAAAAAGAAATCGCAGCCCAAGAAAACTGGGATGGCGCTTTCCTTAAGAAAGTTCGTGAATACAAGCAAATCTCTGTCGAGCGCATGTCCGAAATCACTAAGATCAATTCTTGGTACGTTACTGCTTTAGAGAAAATGGATGCAGCAAATCTTCCAGCTATCGTTTTCGTACGTGGTTACGTCGTACAAATCGCAAGAGCTCTGGTTCTTGACGATAAAAAAGTAGCTGATTCCTACATGAAGAACTTCAAACAGGTTCTAGGAAAATAATCCCGTGAAAAATTTAAAAGTTACCGCCGACGAACAGATGGCAGGTCTTCGTCTTGATAAGGCGTTGGCTCTTATTCCCGAAATCGAAACGCGCTCGCGCGCAGCTCATCTGATTGATAACTCAGCTGTGATGGTGAACGGCAAGATCGAAAAAGCCTCTGCAAAAATTAAAGAGGGCGATTCCATCGAAATCACACTGCCCGATCCGACACCGACTGAACTTCAACCTTACGATCTAAAATTAGATGTTCTGTTTGAAGATGAAGATGTCATCGTCATCAACAAACCCGCAGGTCTTGTTGTCCATCCCGCTGCAGGTCACGCACACGATACTTTAGTCAATGCGCTGATTTCACATACCGATGATTTGTCTATGAAGTTCGGTGAAGAACGTCCCGGCATCGTTCATCGTTTAGACAAAGAAACTAGTGGAATTATTGTCGTCGCTAAAAACGATAAGGCCCACGAATCTTTAACCGCACAGTTTAAAGAGCGCAGCACTCACCGAATTTATTTTGCGGTTTCTATTGGTACGGCTCGCACAATGTCAGGAACATTCCGCAGCTTCTTAGCTCGTCATCCGGTTGATCGCAAACGTTATGCTTCGATCATAGGTGATGATGGTTATCCTTTGAGCGATCAAGAAGATCCACCATTAAGTGGTAAGTGGGCCGTGACTCACTATGAAGTTTTGAATCGTAAAGCAGGTTTAAGTTATCTGAAGTTGAAACTTGAAACTGGCCGTACTCATCAAATCCGCGTGCACTTGTCAGAAAATTCTTTGCCAATTGCCGGGGATCTTCTTTACGGTGCTGACAGAAAGATAAAATCTATTGAGCAAAAATCCATTCAGGAAGATCTTAAAAATCTGCCTCGCTTTCTGTTGCATGCGGCGGAATTAGGATTTACTCATCCACGCACAGGGGAACGCCTTTCCTTCAAAAAAGATTGGCCCGAGGACATTCTAGTTCTGCTAAAAAAATGGGGTCTTGTGTGAACATAGAACAAACACCATTGGGATATGAAATTCGTACTCCCCACCTGATAATGTTATTCGGTGGTGTGAATGCGCAAATTCCTGCTTTAAAAGCAGCATATCCCGATATTGATTTTGTTCGTGTAAAACAAATTCACAGCGACGCCGTTGTTGAATCAGAAAATAGTTCCACTGATTTACAAGTGATCGCCGACGCGCATATCACTAAAAATAAAAACGTCGGCATTTGCGTGATCACCGCCGACTGCGTTCCTTTGTTATTTTATCACCAAGGAACCGGCACCATCGCAGGCGTTCACGCCGGATGGAGAGGTGTCGCCAATCGCATCACCATCAAAACCATTGAAAAGCTTATTGCTAGCGGCATTCCCGCAGAAGAACTTGATGTGATCATCGGACCCCACATTCAAAAAAAATCTTTCGAAGTGGGATTGGATGTGCGCGATCAAATTCTTGGCAGCCTTGGCACATTGACCGAAGCACAACGCACTTTATTCACAGAAAAGATTTCTGAAGACAAAGCTTTGGTCGATTTAAATCAAGTCGTTAAAGCACAACTTCAGTCTATGAACATTCAAGCCGACAGAGTTTTTGATCTGCATATTGATACGTTCACAAATCCCGATTTCCATTCCCACCGCAGAGACAAAGAAAAAGCCGGCAGACAGGTCAGCTTTATATGTCGGATCTCTTAATTCTTCCGCAAGAATTCTATATGGAAGACACCACGCAGATCGCAAAAGATCTGTTGGGAAAAGTTCTACATATCAAAATTCAAAATGAAGAATTTCGCGCACGCATTGTTGAAACCGAAGCCTATCTTGGAATCGATGATCCCGCAGCCCACTCGTATGGAGACAAAAATACTCCCCGTATACAATCTATGTATCAAGAAGGCGGCCATTCTTACGTCTATATGATTTATGGAATGTATTTCTGTTTGAATTTTGTCACTCGAGAAAAAGGCAATCCGCAAGCAGTTCTTATTCGTGGTGTAGAACCGCTTCCTTCACAACATGGTGTGAAGAAAAAAGATCTGAAAACAAATGGTCCCGGAAAACTGTGTAAGTACTATGGCATTAATCGTTCACACGATGGGATTAAGCTGTGGAAAAAGCGTTCGGAACTTTACGTAAGTGATGATGGCTTTGAAGTTTTAAAAAAACAAATCGTCGCAAAACCCCGTGTGGGCGTGGATTACGCGGGCGAAGCTGCGTCGTGGCCTTTGCGTTTTTATCTAAAAGATAATCTTTATGTCTCTAAAAAATAGGCCATGAAAGTTCGTGGAACGCTCTGTGTTCCGCTTACTGATCGGTAACTTGTTTAAAACTGTGTCGACGATGCAGGTTATGGCATCTCTTTGAGCTCAAGAGGAAAAAACCAATAACCCGGAAACATATCAGGAGTGATATCCATGAAAGCATTGTTCTTGTCTTTACTTACTTTGATCGCTTGTTCGTCTGCATTTGCCACTGTGAACGCAAATTCTTCTTGGGAAGAAATCAACGCGACTCCATATCTAAATCCAAAAGCACCTACTGTATATATGGGTCGTTCAATTGATTACATGATGGTGTGCCGTAACGGTGATCGTCTTCAAACAACGAAACCAGTCGACATCACTGAAACTCGCACTTACGGCGATCGCCAAGAAATCGTAGTTGTTGGCAGAGAAATTCTTTCGACGCCAATTCACTATAGCCTAGTGCAAGAAAACTGTTTTTCTCAAGGTGGACAAAACAGCCGCACAGTTTGCAAAAAACAACGCATTACTGGTTCTTACCCGATGACAGTTCAAGTTCCAGTGTATCAATTGCTAACTCCGAAACGTACATACCAACAGTACCGTTTCACAAAGTCTTACACGATTCCTAACTGCGCAGGCGAACCAACTCCGCAATAATTGGAAATAAAAAAGGCCCTCATCGAGGGCCTTTGCTTTTCTATTCGTTCTAGTTTTTGAAATTACATTCATCCGGCCCGTACTGCATCGGAATATCATAAGACATTCCTTCATACGTGAACGAGAATGTCACTTGATTGCTCTTGAATTTATATTCGTAAACTTTGGTATCGATCACACGAGTTGTGAAACCAAATCCCGTCACAGGAACGCCATTGATTTCACTGTCGCTTCCTGATCCGCACGAGAACAATTCATCCCCGCTTTTCAAACAATTTACTTTTTTAAATTTCACTGTGAACGTGTTGCCAAGTTTTTTAATAACTTCCAAACGCTGTTGCAGATAAGGGAAATCATGTCCCGTCACAACTCCTTGAAACACAGGAGCATTGTCGACGCCAAAGTGATGTTGCACTTTGAATTCAACCAACTCATCACCATCTTCATTTTTGATCGGCTTTGAATAAAATGAAGTTGTTGGAAGTTCCGCCATACAAGTGAAGTCCGGCGTCACACCTTGCGATTGAGCCGCAAATACAAAAGACGGCACCAAAAAAGAAAGAAAAGAGATAGCGAGTTTCATACGGGATTCTCCTTATAGAAATATTCTGAGGAGCTTTCCGTAATCTGGCCAACGTTTTAATAAGCATTAAAGAAAAAAACTACTTCGGCGAAGCCGAAGTGAATCAGATTTTTCAAACACAGGCGAAATATAATGAAGCAGGGATAGTGAGAAAAATGGTGGCTTGAGACGGAATTGAACCGCCGACACAAGGATTTTCAGTCCTCTGCTCTACCAGCTGAGCTACCAAGCCATTCGTTCAAAGAGACCAAATGTTTATCTTTTGGCCTCTTTGATGTCAAACACTAAGCCTTATCGAACGCGGATTTTAGGTCATTTAGTAGATCTTGTAGATCTTCCACACCTACTGAAAGGCGGATAAGGGAATCATCAATGCCCAAAGCCTTACGATTTTCAGGAGGAACGGAGGCATGCGTCATAATTGCTGGGTGCTCGATCAAGCTTTCAACCCCACCTAAGCTCTCTGCCAAAGAAAAAACATTCACGTTTTCTAGGAATTTACGAGCCGATTCCATTCCACCTTTGATGTAGAACGTGATCATACCGCCGAAACCTGACATTTGGGCTTTCGCCAAAGCATGTTGCGGATGGCTTTCCAAACCTGGGTAAATAACTTTTTCAACTTTTGGATGAGACTCCAAGAATTTCGCAATCGCCATCGCGTTCTCTTGGTGAGCCTTCATACGAAGTGGCAACGTTTTCAAACTTCTTAGGCACAAGAACGCATCGAACGCCGCTTGGATACCACCCATAGAGTTCGTTAAGAACTGGATTCTTTCAGCCAAATCTTCACGTGAAGTCACCGCGATACCGCCGACCACGTCACTATGACCACCGATATACTTTGTTGCTGAGTGAACAACGATATCGGCACCTAAATCCAAAGGTTTTTGGAAGTAAGGGCTCATGAATGTGTTATCAACCGCTACCAAGATGCCTTTTGCTTTCGCGTGAGCAGCGATTTTTTTGATATCAACCAATTTCAAAGTAGGATTTGTCGGAGTTTCCAACCACACCATTTTAGTATTTGGTTTGATCGCCTTTTCGAAGTTTTCAAATTTGGTCAAATCTACGAATGAAAATTCCATTCCGTCATGCTTCAAAACTTTATCGAACAAACGGAAAGTGCCGCCGTACATATCGTCCATCGCGACAACGTGATCGCCACCTTTAAGAAGATGAAGAATCGTCGTTGTGGCCGCGCAACCAGAAGCAAATGCAAAACCGAATTTACCATTTTCCAAACTTGCCATGCAATTTTCATAAGCGCGACGAGTTGGATTGTGAGTACGAGAATACTCCCAACCTTTATGAACGCCCGGAGATTCTTGTACATAAGTCGAGGTCATGTACACCGGAGTCATGATCGCGCCTGTTGTTGGATCAGGAGATTGTCCTGCGTGAATAGCTCTTGTCGCAAAACCAAGATCTTGAGTTGTTTTTTTCATCGTATACCTACTATTTGTTATAAATTTTTAAAGCGTCTTCAGCAGAAATCACGCGGTTGAAAGCATCTTTGATTTGTTCTTCTTTCAACAAACCATTATCCACCATCCAACGATCGTTGAAGGCTTTTGAAAGATACTGACGACCACTGTCTGGGAAAACCACAACGATATTCATCGGTTTTTCAACTTTTTCAGATGCTTTGATCGCGCCCACTAAAGCAGTTGCGCTTGAAGGACCGACCAGCAAACCCTCTTCAGACACCAGTCTGCGAGTCATATCGAATGCTTCTTGGTCATTAACGCGGATAAAACCATCATAAATATCCAAGTGCACATTGCCTGGAAGCATATCTTCGCCGATACCTTCAACTTTGTACGAACCTGGAGGATCAACGATCTTTTTATGATAGTACAAATCGTAAAGAATCGAGCCCACTGGGTCGGCACAGATGATTTTGACGTCTTTTTTCTGCTCTTTCAGATATTTTGCACAACCTGAAAGTGTTCCGCCGGTGCCAGCGCCACCGACAAGCATGTCGATCTTACCATCCGTTTGTTTCCAGATTTCTGGACCTGTCGTTTGATAATGTTTCGTTACGTTATCTGGGTTGAAGAACTGATTCGCCAAAAACGCGCCCGGGATTTGCGCTGCGATTCGTTTAGAGACATTGTAATGACTCATTGGATGATCTGGTTCAACCATCGGAGTGATGACAACCTGTGCACCGTAGGCGCGAAGAAGAGCTCTTTTTTCTTCACTCATCTTTTCAGGCATGATGATGATGCATTTGTAGCCCTTAACTGCGGCCGCCAAAGCCAAACCCACACCTGTATTTCCTGAAGTGGCCTCAACAATTGTACCACCCGGTTTTAAATCGCCACGTTTTTCGGCTTCTTCGATAATTGCAACCGCAACGCGGTCTTTAATGCTGCCGCCTGGGTTAAAATATTCGATTTTCGCGAAAAATTTGTGTTTTGAACCCTTCGTAACATTATGAAGAGCCACCATTGGCGTATCGCCAACAGTTTCCAAGATGGAATCAAGGATATGTGACATGAAAAACTATCTTTCTAGATCATCTCTTCTGTTGGAAGGAAGATAGACCGAGTTCATCGACTGCAGAACTGTATTCATTTGAGTCAATGGATCGACTGAATAAGCCATGCCCAGCTCAGAAGTGAGCTTCTTGACTGTTTGACGATTCGGCTGATCTTTCATCAACTCATCGACCAACTTTTCCAGATTTTTTCTGGTCACAAGCTCTTTTGACATGGGCTTATCCTCCAACACCGCCACTCTATCATCCGCCCCCTAAAGAGTGAAAAAAATTTTGAAGAAGCGGGCCAAAAAGAAGCATCAAGAATGCTGGAAATTGAAATAACAACAGCGGAACAAGCAAAATAAAGGGAAGGCGCGCCAATTTATTTGTCAGTTCTTCATGGCATGCCTCCATGATCTCTTCTTCCAGAGTCAGAAGCACATTGTAAATGGCCTCACCACGCATTCCGCGCTCCAAAAGCTGCAAAAGAACCTGCCGATGTTGTGATGAAATCCCGGAAATCAGCGTCTGCGTCTCTTTTCCTTGATGCAATAGCGCCATCCATTTTGAAACAGTGGTCGGAAATTCGCCTTCACATCGTTTTAAATAATTAAGAATGCCTTGTTTCGCGGTCTGACCCTTTTCTAAACTTCTTTTGACCGCTAAAAGAAGTTCAAGCGGCGGTGCTACACCTTCCATTTCATCTTTCTCCCCACATTAAAGATCCAAAAAAGCCCGATCATGAAAATAAAAAATGATGCCAAGATTAAAAATCGATGCTGAAAGAACCCAAATTGCACAATTACAAAAGAAAGAAGCGCAGAAAAAAGCGCGGTGACAATTATCGCCTGCATTTTTATTTGCTGGGTCACTTGTCCAGACCTACGTCGAAAATTTTCGCGTAGCTTAAGGTTCCTTCGCAACGCTTTCACTTGATCAATCGTGCGTGCATTCGAGCGATCAATTTCTGCAAGCTCTGCCTGCAAATCCTTGAGCAGAGCGGATTTCGCGGAGTGAACCGCATCTGATGTGATGATGAAATTATAAATTTCGCGCAGCTGATTTCTGCGCCAACCGTTTTGATTTTCGATCGCTGCATGAAGTGCGAAGCGGAAAGATTTTCCTGATTGAAGACCCAAAATCACGCTATCAAGTAACGGAATCAACGCGCTTGAAAGTGTTCTCATCATAAAAAAACGCAAAATACCCGGGAAAAACTTTAAAGTTATTAAAATAATGCCGATGAAAAGCCAGAGTGAGATTGGTGATGAGTGAAAGCTGATGGCAAGAAACGACACCAACACCGCATTTAAGATCATCAAAGACCTAAATGTGTGTTGAGAGATCGCAAATTCTTGAGAGATCCGCAAAAGAGTTCGATGTATGAGCGCTTGTCCGAGCATCGAAATCGAAAAAAGGATGATCATCACCCACCTCCACGGATCGCGATCTCCGCAAAAAATATGCAAGCAATTTT containing:
- a CDS encoding helix-turn-helix transcriptional regulator translates to MQATARYNYYEILELQAGAPQHEVSAAYERARNTYSGDNPAIYTIFSEQEARELLVMIEEAYQVLGNKILRNIYDQRLLSGRASLNDLTYASIIEASKQVFPEPKPVEKKEAAYKKDPEFEKEIAAQENWDGAFLKKVREYKQISVERMSEITKINSWYVTALEKMDAANLPAIVFVRGYVVQIARALVLDDKKVADSYMKNFKQVLGK
- a CDS encoding RluA family pseudouridine synthase; translated protein: MKNLKVTADEQMAGLRLDKALALIPEIETRSRAAHLIDNSAVMVNGKIEKASAKIKEGDSIEITLPDPTPTELQPYDLKLDVLFEDEDVIVINKPAGLVVHPAAGHAHDTLVNALISHTDDLSMKFGEERPGIVHRLDKETSGIIVVAKNDKAHESLTAQFKERSTHRIYFAVSIGTARTMSGTFRSFLARHPVDRKRYASIIGDDGYPLSDQEDPPLSGKWAVTHYEVLNRKAGLSYLKLKLETGRTHQIRVHLSENSLPIAGDLLYGADRKIKSIEQKSIQEDLKNLPRFLLHAAELGFTHPRTGERLSFKKDWPEDILVLLKKWGLV
- the pgeF gene encoding peptidoglycan editing factor PgeF; this encodes MNIEQTPLGYEIRTPHLIMLFGGVNAQIPALKAAYPDIDFVRVKQIHSDAVVESENSSTDLQVIADAHITKNKNVGICVITADCVPLLFYHQGTGTIAGVHAGWRGVANRITIKTIEKLIASGIPAEELDVIIGPHIQKKSFEVGLDVRDQILGSLGTLTEAQRTLFTEKISEDKALVDLNQVVKAQLQSMNIQADRVFDLHIDTFTNPDFHSHRRDKEKAGRQVSFICRIS
- a CDS encoding DNA-3-methyladenine glycosylase, which translates into the protein MSDLLILPQEFYMEDTTQIAKDLLGKVLHIKIQNEEFRARIVETEAYLGIDDPAAHSYGDKNTPRIQSMYQEGGHSYVYMIYGMYFCLNFVTREKGNPQAVLIRGVEPLPSQHGVKKKDLKTNGPGKLCKYYGINRSHDGIKLWKKRSELYVSDDGFEVLKKQIVAKPRVGVDYAGEAASWPLRFYLKDNLYVSKK
- a CDS encoding cystathionine gamma-synthase — protein: MKKTTQDLGFATRAIHAGQSPDPTTGAIMTPVYMTSTYVQESPGVHKGWEYSRTHNPTRRAYENCMASLENGKFGFAFASGCAATTTILHLLKGGDHVVAMDDMYGGTFRLFDKVLKHDGMEFSFVDLTKFENFEKAIKPNTKMVWLETPTNPTLKLVDIKKIAAHAKAKGILVAVDNTFMSPYFQKPLDLGADIVVHSATKYIGGHSDVVGGIAVTSREDLAERIQFLTNSMGGIQAAFDAFLCLRSLKTLPLRMKAHQENAMAIAKFLESHPKVEKVIYPGLESHPQHALAKAQMSGFGGMITFYIKGGMESARKFLENVNVFSLAESLGGVESLIEHPAIMTHASVPPENRKALGIDDSLIRLSVGVEDLQDLLNDLKSAFDKA
- a CDS encoding PLP-dependent cysteine synthase family protein; the protein is MSHILDSILETVGDTPMVALHNVTKGSKHKFFAKIEYFNPGGSIKDRVAVAIIEEAEKRGDLKPGGTIVEATSGNTGVGLALAAAVKGYKCIIIMPEKMSEEKRALLRAYGAQVVITPMVEPDHPMSHYNVSKRIAAQIPGAFLANQFFNPDNVTKHYQTTGPEIWKQTDGKIDMLVGGAGTGGTLSGCAKYLKEQKKDVKIICADPVGSILYDLYYHKKIVDPPGSYKVEGIGEDMLPGNVHLDIYDGFIRVNDQEAFDMTRRLVSEEGLLVGPSSATALVGAIKASEKVEKPMNIVVVFPDSGRQYLSKAFNDRWMVDNGLLKEEQIKDAFNRVISAEDALKIYNK